In the genome of Metabacillus litoralis, the window TTTTCAATAATCGTAACATCATAGTTATCGACAGCAAGACGTATACCTGCTGACATCCCACCTAAACCTCCACCGATAATAACAACTTTTTTATTCATTTTTTCCTCCAAAATGTTTTAGAATGAAAAGTATGTGAAAATTCACCTCTATAAAACCTCATTTTATCCATCATTTTCCTATTCGAGACAGTATATTTCTTTCTTAATAGATATTTTTTAACAGAGCAGTTTCTATGGGTTGTGTTAAATTGTACTTTCTGATGTTCATTGCTATCATGTAAAGAGAAGATTAGAAGGGTAGTGAAATGATGAAAAATCGTATAGAAAAAGTAATGAAATGGCTTCAAGAAGAAAACATTGATATGTGTTTTATTCAATCTAAAGAAAATGTCTTTTATCTATCTCATTTTTATACTGACCCACATGAAAGACTATTGGGGGTTTTTATATTTAAAGAAGCTGAACCTATTATGGTTTGTCCAAATATGGAGGTTAATCAGGCAAAGGCAGCTGGGTGGGAAAATGAAATTATTGGTTATAGTGATCACGAAGATCCATGGGTGTTAATTAAGGAAAGAGTGAAAATTAGATATAAACATTCTATAAATAAAGTTGCGGTGGAAATAGATACTACTTCATACAGTAGGGTTGAAAAGTTAAAACAACTTTCTAATGAAGATGTTCAAATTGTTTCAGCTGAGGATAAGTTAAATCAACTTAGACTAATAAAGGACAAAAATGAAATAAAAATCTTAACTGAGGCTGCTAAACTTGCAGACTATGGAGTCCAAATTGGAGTAGAATCGCTTAAAAATGGTGTTACTGAAATGGAAGTATTGGCGACCATTGAATACGAGCTCAAGAAAAAAGGTATAAGAGAAATGTCATTTTCGACAATGGTTTTATTTGGAGAAAAGTCAGGAGATCCTCATGGAAATCCCGGGTTGAGACAGCTTACTGATGGAGATTTTGTCATATTTGATCTTGGTGTTGTGTTAGACGGTTATTGCTCCGATATTACAAGAACCTTTGTGTATAAACAGGCTAATGAAAAGCAAGAAGAAATCTATCATACTGTATTACAGTCACAGTTAGCTGCATTGGAAGCAAGTAAACCTGGTACCCGAATTGGCGATTTAGATGAAATAGCTAGAAAACTTATAACAGATGCAGGCTATGGCGAATATTTCCCACATCGTCTTGGGCATGGATTAGGAATTAATGTTCATGAATATCCTTCTATGAGTCATATTAATGACAACTTGTTAACAGAAGGGATGGTTTATACAATCGAACCTGGAATATACATACCTTCAATTGGAGGGGTACGTATTGAGGATGATGTGTTAATAACAGAAAGTGGG includes:
- a CDS encoding M24 family metallopeptidase produces the protein MKNRIEKVMKWLQEENIDMCFIQSKENVFYLSHFYTDPHERLLGVFIFKEAEPIMVCPNMEVNQAKAAGWENEIIGYSDHEDPWVLIKERVKIRYKHSINKVAVEIDTTSYSRVEKLKQLSNEDVQIVSAEDKLNQLRLIKDKNEIKILTEAAKLADYGVQIGVESLKNGVTEMEVLATIEYELKKKGIREMSFSTMVLFGEKSGDPHGNPGLRQLTDGDFVIFDLGVVLDGYCSDITRTFVYKQANEKQEEIYHTVLQSQLAALEASKPGTRIGDLDEIARKLITDAGYGEYFPHRLGHGLGINVHEYPSMSHINDNLLTEGMVYTIEPGIYIPSIGGVRIEDDVLITESGNKTLTTSPKNFTVIK